In candidate division KSB1 bacterium, the genomic stretch TATAACCCCTTGCGCGCTGGTTATTGTTTACCGCAATCCTTTCACTCGGTATCGGGGCGCGAACAACGTTCTTTCCATACTCCAGGAAATACCGATCTGAATTCTCGCAAAAGAAGAACACCCAAATCCATTTGATGCTTTCATCAGCCGGCATCCAGGTGGTGACTTCGGTAATTTGAGAAGGGATCTCTTTACCTTTTGCATTTAAAACGCGAACATGGTCGGGCGAATGCAAGACACCTTTCGGAAAGGGGATTCCCAGGGTCAAAGGCGCTCCTGCAATGGGCTGATTCACCTGCAGACGAAGCCTTGACTGAGCCAATGAAGATCCGACAAATGCAAGCAACGGGATTATTACAATTATTTGGAGCAATTTTTTCATGTTGGGGAATATCTCCTTCTATGCCTTTTCTATCTACACTGATTGTGTCGGAGTTAAGCGTAGCGGTCTCCGACACATATGCGTTGCCCTATTTATTCAGTGTCCCCGGTGTCTCGGTGGTGGATTTTTCTCAATACTTCAGGCAAATCAACTTCAGGCCCTTTCAGCATCATAATAAAGGGCAGCCGCTCCCAATATTGCTATATGGTCAAGTTCTGAGACTTCGATCTTCAAACGTTTGATCGAATTCGAATACGTGAAAGATTCTATAGACTCCCACATGGATTGCTCGAAAAATCGCAGGGCTTTCCGAACGGAGCCGCCTAAGATAATTATCTCCGGGTCGTATGCATGAAGAATCGTCTTAATACCATTCCCCAAATGGCGGCCGTACTCTGTCCACACTTTCAAAGCTTCTTCTTCATCCCGCACGGCTCGCTGAAAAACCTCCTCGCCGGTTTGCTGAAAATTCCTGGTGAAGAATTGGCCGCTGCAGTAGTGCTCATAAATACTGTCCAGATAAGGAATCATGCCGAATTCCCCGGCTCCGCAATTTACCCCGGCATATGACTTGCCATCGACGATGACACCGCCCCCGAATCCAGTCCCCAGAATAAGTCCAATTATCGATTGATATCCCACGCCCTTGCCGAAATATTTTTCGCCCAGTGCAAAACAATTGGCGTCATTATTTACAAACGTTGGGGTAGAATACCTTTCTTGCATTATGGACTTAATAGGCACTTCCTTCCAGGATGGTATATTCTGCACATCATAAACGATGCCTTTTTCAATATCCACGACACTCGGGACGCCTATACCGATGCCGTCAAGGTTTTCAGGCTTTGACTCATCTATTAACCCGCAGATCTGAGCCAGGACTTCATCCACTGAACCATTTGGATTTATTTTTATTGAGGACACCTGCCCGAGCTGTTGATTTCGTACTAACCCCGCACGGGCGTTGGTACCGCCTAAATCAAGTCCTAATATATTTTTCTCTTTCATTGCTCACAAACCCACAGATGATAGTCAAATTAATGGACTCAATCCTAACGCGGCCAAGCCGCAATCCAAAAGAGCAAAAGTGCACGCAAAGTCGCAGAGACGCAAAGAATACGCAAAGTTTTCTCGCCGTTTATTTTCGCCTGGAATTTTATGGCAAAAATCACTGCGTTTCTCGGACGTCAAAATTTTTTGGTTCGAAAGCTGAAATTCTCATTTTTTTTGTTTCTCTCAGCGGTATCTCTGCGCCTTGGCGTCTTTGCGTGATTTTTTTTTGCAAAAGAATACAAAAGTTTACCGACAATACTTTAACGGCAGAACGAGTGGCGTCGCGAAAGAGCATCCGTTCAATTTCCTTGTTAGTTGTTGGATAATATATCAGAAATAATTTTCAAATGATGTTTGTTGTGAATCTCTACAAATTTCAAAGCCTCATCTCTTTTCATAACGCCAAATGCAAAATGTTTCCACCAACAATCGCAATCTGATTCGGCTGCTTTTTGGGCTGACAGACTCGCTTCTGCCAGAAGCTCTCTTAACCCCGATTCAGTTGTTTGTTCATCAGGTATTGCTGCATCCGGGGTCTTGCCACGCCCACGGGGAATTATCCCGGTTAGAAATATGATCCGTCGCAAGAGACCCTTTTTTATCTTGCCAGTATATGGTTTTGAATTACTTAGTGCGCTACATATTCCCCTTGTTCCCAGGAGACAATGCTCTATTTGCATTCCTACTGACCACTTTGAAACCTTCTCATTCTTGACTGAACATCTTGGAATATAATTGTTCAGTTTATTTAAGGTCTGTAAATCCAGTGTCATTTACCTATTTTCTTCTAAGTAATTGTGTGTGTTTTTAATTAGATTCGGAAT encodes the following:
- a CDS encoding DUF1569 domain-containing protein; the encoded protein is MTLDLQTLNKLNNYIPRCSVKNEKVSKWSVGMQIEHCLLGTRGICSALSNSKPYTGKIKKGLLRRIIFLTGIIPRGRGKTPDAAIPDEQTTESGLRELLAEASLSAQKAAESDCDCWWKHFAFGVMKRDEALKFVEIHNKHHLKIISDILSNN
- a CDS encoding ROK family protein; this translates as MKEKNILGLDLGGTNARAGLVRNQQLGQVSSIKINPNGSVDEVLAQICGLIDESKPENLDGIGIGVPSVVDIEKGIVYDVQNIPSWKEVPIKSIMQERYSTPTFVNNDANCFALGEKYFGKGVGYQSIIGLILGTGFGGGVIVDGKSYAGVNCGAGEFGMIPYLDSIYEHYCSGQFFTRNFQQTGEEVFQRAVRDEEEALKVWTEYGRHLGNGIKTILHAYDPEIIILGGSVRKALRFFEQSMWESIESFTYSNSIKRLKIEVSELDHIAILGAAALYYDAERA